Proteins encoded within one genomic window of Pedobacter africanus:
- a CDS encoding NADH-quinone oxidoreductase subunit J family protein has protein sequence MGTSVFYFVATLSIIFSLLVIFSKNPVHSVLYLIVTFFTFTVHYILLNAQFLAVVNFIVYMGAIMVLFLFVLMLLNLNKDNEPLKSGLLKVVGVIAGCCLLVTLAGALKATAISDPVVLKNANLGLVKNLGKELFGPFMLPFELCSILLLSAMVGAILLTKKEKV, from the coding sequence ATGGGTACATCGGTATTCTATTTTGTAGCAACATTAAGTATCATCTTTTCTCTCCTGGTTATTTTTTCAAAGAACCCGGTGCATAGTGTGCTTTACCTGATCGTTACATTTTTTACTTTTACGGTTCACTACATCCTGCTGAATGCACAGTTCCTTGCAGTGGTAAACTTCATCGTTTACATGGGGGCTATCATGGTATTGTTCCTTTTTGTACTGATGCTGCTGAACCTGAATAAGGACAATGAGCCGCTTAAATCGGGCTTGCTTAAGGTAGTGGGGGTAATTGCGGGCTGCTGCCTGCTGGTTACACTGGCCGGAGCTTTAAAAGCAACAGCTATTTCTGATCCTGTTGTGCTGAAAAACGCAAACCTGGGACTGGTAAAAAATCTGGGCAAGGAATTGTTCGGCCCTTTCATGCTGCCATTTGAACTTTGCTCTATTCTATTGCTTTCTGCAATGGTAGGAGCCATATTGTTAACTAAAAAAGAAAAAGTATAA
- the nuoK gene encoding NADH-quinone oxidoreductase subunit NuoK, whose protein sequence is MGNITQELQGVPLNHYIWLSAIIFTIGVIGVLTRRNAIVIFMSVELMLNAVNLLLTAFSVHSNDPSGQVFVFFIMALAAAEVAVGLSIIVMVYRNTQSTDINVLNRLKW, encoded by the coding sequence ATGGGTAACATTACTCAGGAATTACAAGGCGTTCCGCTTAACCACTACATTTGGCTAAGCGCCATTATTTTCACCATCGGTGTAATCGGTGTACTGACCCGCAGAAATGCAATTGTGATCTTCATGTCTGTGGAGCTGATGCTGAATGCAGTGAACTTATTACTGACGGCCTTTTCGGTACACAGTAATGATCCTTCAGGTCAGGTATTTGTATTCTTTATCATGGCTTTAGCTGCTGCAGAGGTTGCAGTAGGCCTGAGTATCATTGTAATGGTTTACAGAAATACCCAATCTACCGATATAAATGTATTGAATCGCCTTAAGTGGTAA
- the nuoL gene encoding NADH-quinone oxidoreductase subunit L gives MINLVWLVPLIPLLGFVINGLGRNSLSKNLIGFIGSSVIFISFAISVGIFFELGADANKSHELFLFNWISAGKLDIPLSFLVDPLSSLMLLIITGVGFLIHIYSIGYMHNDEGFGKFFSYLNLFIFFMLLLVLGSNYIVMFIGWEGVGLCSYLLIGFWYTNTSYASAAKKAFVMNRIGDLGFLLGVFLIFTTFGSIEFSKIWPQAASMLPGNGIIALIALLLFIGACGKSAQLPLFTWLPDAMAGPTPVSALIHAATMVTAGIYMIARSNLLFDLAPMIQHVIAIVGLATAIVAAIIALTQTDIKKVLAYSTVSQLGYMFLGLGVGAYNGAFFHVITHAFFKALLFLCAGSVIHALHHEQDMRHMGGLRKKLPVTFLTMLIGTIAIAGLPPFSGFFSKDEILAHVYLHDKVMWGIAVFGAFLTAFYMFRMLFLTFYGKYRGTHHAEEKIHESPKSMTIPLIVLAILSAIGGAIGIPEALGGGHWLSHWLSPVIKHTGEAPDHATEYMLMAVSVIGVLISIALAYGKYVKQNHIPVPDEAKRPAFANLSYNKFYFDEIYDAVIRKPLDALSGFCYKIVDNKIVDGIVNGFGWTASEASKGLRLIQSGNVGFYIFMMVIGIISLLLYTYLSL, from the coding sequence ATGATAAATTTAGTTTGGCTGGTTCCGTTGATTCCTCTGTTGGGCTTTGTAATAAATGGTCTTGGGAGAAATTCACTATCTAAAAACCTGATTGGTTTTATAGGAAGCAGTGTGATATTCATTTCATTTGCAATCAGTGTAGGGATCTTTTTTGAACTGGGTGCAGATGCCAATAAATCTCATGAGTTATTTCTTTTTAACTGGATCAGTGCAGGAAAGCTTGACATTCCATTGTCATTCCTTGTCGATCCATTGAGCTCGCTGATGTTGCTGATCATTACTGGTGTGGGTTTTCTGATCCACATTTATTCGATTGGCTATATGCACAATGATGAGGGCTTTGGTAAATTCTTTAGCTACCTGAACCTGTTCATCTTTTTCATGCTCCTGCTGGTTCTAGGCTCAAATTATATTGTGATGTTCATTGGCTGGGAAGGTGTAGGGCTTTGTTCTTACCTGCTGATTGGCTTCTGGTATACCAACACCAGTTATGCTTCGGCGGCTAAAAAAGCCTTTGTCATGAACCGGATTGGCGATCTTGGTTTTTTGCTGGGCGTATTCCTGATTTTCACCACCTTTGGCAGCATTGAATTCAGCAAAATCTGGCCTCAGGCAGCAAGTATGCTTCCAGGGAATGGTATTATTGCTTTAATTGCTTTATTGTTATTTATTGGTGCCTGCGGTAAATCGGCCCAGTTGCCCTTGTTTACCTGGCTGCCTGATGCGATGGCAGGTCCAACCCCGGTGTCGGCACTGATCCACGCAGCGACCATGGTAACTGCCGGCATTTATATGATTGCCAGATCGAATCTGCTGTTCGACCTTGCCCCGATGATCCAGCATGTGATTGCCATCGTTGGTCTGGCCACTGCAATTGTAGCTGCCATTATTGCTTTAACCCAAACCGATATTAAAAAAGTACTGGCCTATTCAACGGTATCCCAATTGGGCTATATGTTCCTTGGGCTGGGCGTAGGGGCTTATAATGGTGCTTTTTTTCATGTCATTACCCATGCTTTCTTTAAGGCATTACTTTTCTTATGTGCCGGTTCTGTGATTCATGCTTTGCACCATGAACAGGATATGCGCCATATGGGTGGATTGCGTAAAAAGCTGCCGGTAACCTTTTTGACCATGCTGATTGGTACGATTGCTATTGCCGGTTTACCTCCGTTCTCTGGCTTCTTTTCTAAAGATGAAATTTTAGCACATGTTTACCTTCACGATAAGGTCATGTGGGGAATTGCTGTATTTGGAGCTTTCTTAACCGCATTTTATATGTTCCGGATGTTGTTTCTTACGTTTTACGGTAAATATAGGGGAACACATCATGCAGAAGAGAAGATTCATGAGTCGCCAAAATCTATGACCATTCCATTGATTGTCCTGGCAATTTTATCTGCTATAGGTGGGGCAATTGGTATTCCTGAGGCATTAGGGGGAGGCCACTGGCTGTCGCATTGGTTATCGCCTGTAATCAAACACACAGGAGAAGCACCTGACCATGCTACAGAATACATGCTGATGGCAGTTTCCGTAATAGGGGTACTAATCTCCATTGCTCTGGCTTACGGTAAATATGTAAAGCAAAACCATATTCCTGTACCCGATGAGGCGAAACGTCCGGCCTTTGCCAATCTTTCGTACAACAAGTTTTATTTTGATGAAATCTATGATGCAGTGATCAGGAAACCCTTGGATGCGTTGTCAGGCTTTTGCTATAAGATTGTTGACAATAAGATCGTGGATGGCATTGTAAACGGCTTTGGCTGGACTGCATCTGAAGCCAGCAAAGGTCTGCGTCTGATCCAGTCGGGAAATGTTGGCTTTTATATTTTTATGATGGTGATTGGCATCATCTCATTGTTATTGTATACTTATTTATCTCTGTAA
- a CDS encoding complex I subunit 4 family protein, producing the protein MEQLLILLLFLPLLGALVTAFSGNAAKHVALGSAVASLALALIMVCNFIPDASTQFVVNCPWIKNLGISFHAGIDGISMITILLTNVLVPLIILAAYQHQYKSANAFFALILFMQTGLLVVFTAMDAFLFYIGWEAALIPIYFICAIWGGKNRIKVNMKFFVYTIAGSLFMLLGIIYLYLQNPASNFDIQAFYSLNLDATQQTWIFWAFFVAFAIKMPIFPFHTWQPDTYTEAPAAGTMLLSGIMLKMGIYGVIRWLLPVVPEGVAQWGQLAIILSIIGVVYASLIAFTQKDAKRLVAYSSIGHVGLISAGIFALNVQGMQGAMIQMLSHGINVVGLFFVLDIIASRLGTYKIAELGGIAKQAPKLAIVFLIIVLGTVALPGTNGFIGEFLLLIGIYQYNLWAAVFAGLTIIFGAVYMFRMYQNVMLGKTNDLTIGFTDIKGSEQLVLYIICALVIVLGVYPKPVLQLSEASVQHLLEQVTQKLNQ; encoded by the coding sequence ATGGAACAACTTTTAATACTTCTTCTATTTTTACCATTGCTTGGTGCCCTGGTTACCGCATTTTCCGGAAATGCAGCAAAGCATGTTGCATTAGGTTCGGCAGTCGCTTCTCTGGCCCTGGCATTGATCATGGTATGCAATTTTATACCGGATGCAAGTACACAATTTGTTGTAAACTGTCCCTGGATAAAGAATCTTGGCATCAGTTTTCATGCAGGGATCGACGGGATCAGCATGATCACTATATTGCTGACCAATGTACTTGTACCTTTGATCATCCTGGCTGCTTATCAGCATCAATATAAAAGTGCAAATGCATTTTTTGCATTGATCCTGTTTATGCAGACTGGTTTGCTGGTGGTTTTTACGGCAATGGATGCCTTTCTTTTCTATATCGGATGGGAGGCAGCCCTAATCCCAATTTACTTTATCTGCGCCATTTGGGGGGGTAAAAACAGGATAAAGGTAAATATGAAGTTCTTTGTATATACCATAGCTGGTTCTCTGTTTATGTTGCTGGGGATCATTTATCTTTATTTGCAAAACCCAGCCAGTAACTTCGACATACAGGCTTTTTATAGCCTGAACCTTGATGCCACACAACAGACCTGGATATTCTGGGCCTTCTTTGTGGCTTTTGCCATTAAGATGCCGATATTCCCTTTTCATACCTGGCAGCCGGATACTTATACCGAAGCTCCTGCGGCAGGAACAATGTTGCTTTCAGGTATTATGCTGAAAATGGGTATTTACGGTGTGATCAGATGGTTATTGCCTGTAGTGCCTGAAGGGGTTGCCCAATGGGGACAGCTGGCTATTATTTTATCCATTATCGGGGTGGTTTACGCCTCACTGATTGCTTTTACACAAAAAGACGCAAAGCGCCTGGTGGCTTATTCTTCAATCGGTCACGTAGGCCTGATCTCGGCGGGTATCTTTGCGTTAAACGTGCAGGGAATGCAGGGGGCCATGATCCAGATGCTAAGCCATGGCATCAATGTAGTAGGTTTATTCTTCGTGCTCGACATCATTGCCAGTCGCCTGGGTACTTATAAGATTGCAGAATTGGGCGGAATTGCAAAGCAGGCCCCTAAGCTGGCCATTGTATTTTTGATCATTGTGCTTGGAACAGTTGCCCTACCGGGTACCAACGGCTTTATTGGCGAGTTCCTTTTATTGATCGGTATTTATCAATATAACCTCTGGGCTGCTGTATTTGCTGGCCTTACCATCATCTTTGGTGCGGTTTATATGTTCAGGATGTACCAGAATGTAATGCTGGGCAAAACCAATGACCTGACCATTGGCTTTACAGATATCAAAGGTTCGGAACAGCTGGTGTTGTACATCATCTGTGCATTGGTTATTGTTTTGGGGGTTTACCCTAAACCGGTTTTGCAACTGTCGGAAGCGTCGGTACAACATTTATTAGAACAGGTAACTCAAAAATTAAATCAGTAA
- a CDS encoding NADH-quinone oxidoreductase subunit N, with the protein MNIIITITVTALVVLYAGLFKAKKALLPLTLLGLLLSLAFVVTGWNADQTYYGMMQMDNFALAFTGLTVSGTLLIFLLTQNYFAADSENIAEYFTLILFALAGIVIMVSYKNMSMLFIGLEIMSVSLYILAGIRKGNFASNEASLKYFLMGAFSTGFLLFGIALIYGATGSFDLDTINKFLVSNYKTIPAMFYPGVILLLIGLCFKIGAAPFHFWTPDVYEGAPTLITAFMSTVVKTAGFAAFLRLFAGTLAPLHDFWLPPMMGIVCLTLLIGNVTALFQKNFKRMLAYSSISHAGYLLFSLITLTGNSSSNVLVYAAAYTFASIIAFAVLILVKQKTGNDSFESFNGLAKRNPLTALVLTVAMLSLAGIPLTAGFIGKYLMFVNVMKEYQVYLVVFAILNALVGFYYYFKVIVAMYFKDGHETELQTPAQYQVALVLSVLITVILGIYPAVILNLI; encoded by the coding sequence ATGAATATCATCATAACAATAACTGTTACAGCTTTAGTAGTGCTTTATGCAGGTTTGTTTAAAGCTAAAAAAGCATTATTACCCCTTACCTTACTGGGTTTGCTCCTATCGCTGGCATTTGTAGTTACAGGCTGGAATGCCGATCAGACTTATTATGGCATGATGCAAATGGATAATTTTGCATTGGCTTTTACTGGTTTAACGGTTTCGGGAACTTTACTTATATTTTTGCTTACACAGAATTATTTTGCTGCCGATAGTGAAAACATAGCGGAATATTTTACGCTGATTCTGTTTGCGCTGGCAGGTATAGTGATCATGGTTTCCTATAAGAACATGTCGATGCTGTTCATTGGTCTGGAGATCATGTCTGTTAGCCTCTACATTCTTGCAGGTATCAGAAAAGGGAATTTTGCTTCTAATGAAGCGTCCCTGAAATACTTTCTGATGGGTGCTTTTTCAACAGGCTTCCTGTTGTTTGGTATTGCACTGATTTATGGCGCTACCGGATCTTTTGACCTTGATACCATCAACAAGTTCCTGGTGAGCAATTATAAGACCATACCAGCTATGTTTTACCCTGGGGTGATTCTGTTGCTGATCGGTTTGTGCTTTAAAATCGGAGCTGCACCATTTCACTTCTGGACACCCGATGTATATGAGGGGGCACCTACGCTGATCACGGCATTTATGTCGACCGTAGTTAAAACCGCTGGTTTTGCTGCATTTTTAAGATTGTTTGCTGGCACCTTGGCTCCACTGCACGATTTTTGGCTGCCACCAATGATGGGTATTGTATGCTTAACATTGCTGATCGGTAATGTTACAGCCCTGTTCCAGAAAAACTTTAAAAGAATGCTGGCTTACTCGAGTATATCGCATGCTGGCTATCTGCTTTTCTCGCTGATCACCTTAACGGGCAATTCATCCAGCAATGTACTGGTGTATGCTGCAGCCTATACTTTTGCCAGTATCATAGCCTTTGCTGTACTGATCCTTGTGAAACAAAAAACCGGAAATGACAGCTTTGAAAGTTTCAATGGGCTGGCGAAACGTAACCCTTTAACGGCCCTGGTGCTTACCGTGGCCATGCTATCGCTGGCAGGCATCCCGCTAACTGCCGGTTTTATCGGTAAGTACCTGATGTTTGTAAATGTGATGAAAGAATACCAAGTATACCTTGTGGTATTTGCCATTTTAAATGCACTGGTTGGCTTTTACTATTATTTTAAGGTTATTGTTGCCATGTACTTCAAAGATGGGCACGAAACCGAGCTCCAGACCCCTGCGCAGTACCAGGTGGCATTGGTATTGTCGGTATTGATTACGGTGATTTTGGGCATATATCCGGCTGTAATTTTAAATCTGATATAG
- a CDS encoding DedA family protein, translated as MQDFWNTLQHFIDPEKLLREGGFYVVMFVIFAETGLFFGFFLPGDYLLFLAGMFVATGKLDVNIYVLIIGLCVSAVSGNFVGYWFGRKTGPVLYHRKESFFFKRRYLKAAEEYYHKQGAFALIMGRFVPIVRTFAPIFAGVVKLDFKRFALYNVAGALIWIASLTLLGYFLGKRFEKEINDYLLYIIIGFIVITTIPLIVTFVRKKVVKDNNDELSNTQQ; from the coding sequence ATGCAAGATTTCTGGAATACGTTACAGCACTTCATTGATCCCGAAAAATTACTTAGAGAAGGTGGTTTTTACGTTGTAATGTTTGTGATCTTTGCTGAAACAGGCTTGTTCTTTGGATTTTTTCTTCCGGGGGATTACCTCTTGTTTCTTGCCGGGATGTTCGTGGCAACAGGTAAATTAGATGTAAATATATATGTCCTGATCATCGGCTTATGTGTTTCTGCTGTATCCGGTAATTTTGTAGGTTATTGGTTTGGACGAAAGACGGGGCCTGTGCTTTACCATCGAAAGGAGTCTTTCTTCTTTAAAAGACGTTATTTGAAGGCAGCAGAAGAATATTATCATAAGCAAGGGGCATTTGCACTGATTATGGGTAGATTTGTCCCGATTGTAAGGACCTTTGCGCCAATTTTTGCCGGTGTCGTAAAGCTGGACTTCAAAAGGTTTGCTTTATACAACGTAGCAGGTGCATTGATCTGGATTGCATCTTTAACTTTGCTGGGTTATTTCCTGGGCAAAAGGTTTGAAAAAGAAATTAACGATTATTTATTATATATAATTATAGGCTTTATTGTTATTACAACTATTCCATTAATCGTCACATTTGTGAGAAAGAAGGTAGTGAAGGATAACAATGACGAATTATCAAATACGCAACAATAA
- a CDS encoding inorganic diphosphatase gives MTNYQIRNNKMKDDHHPWHSVSPGNNVPETVNAIIEIPKGSKAKYEIDKDSNLIKLDRVLFSSVMYPANYGFIPQTYCDDNDPLDILVLCSVDVYPMTIIEAKVIGVMHMVDNGEQDDKIIAVAKNDQSVNYINDLAELPPHTMKEIVKFFQDYKALEEKKVTIEHLLGVRYAHKVIQESIELYDKKFRNNS, from the coding sequence ATGACGAATTATCAAATACGCAACAATAAAATGAAAGACGACCATCACCCGTGGCACAGTGTTTCTCCAGGCAATAACGTGCCTGAGACTGTAAATGCCATTATTGAAATTCCAAAAGGATCAAAAGCAAAGTACGAAATCGATAAGGATTCCAATCTGATAAAATTAGACCGCGTGCTGTTTTCATCAGTAATGTATCCTGCAAATTATGGCTTTATCCCGCAAACTTATTGCGATGATAATGACCCACTTGATATTCTGGTATTGTGTTCCGTAGATGTTTACCCCATGACCATCATAGAAGCTAAAGTTATTGGCGTGATGCATATGGTAGACAATGGCGAGCAGGATGACAAGATCATTGCTGTAGCCAAAAACGACCAGTCGGTAAACTACATCAACGACCTGGCTGAGCTGCCTCCGCATACCATGAAAGAAATTGTTAAGTTTTTCCAGGATTATAAGGCGCTCGAAGAAAAGAAAGTAACCATCGAACATTTATTGGGTGTACGTTATGCCCACAAAGTGATACAGGAAAGTATAGAGCTTTACGACAAGAAGTTTAGAAATAATTCTTAA
- a CDS encoding hemolysin family protein, whose translation MEAFKIFFTFFLVALNGFFVAAEFAIVKVRASQIEIKAKSGSRVANIAKHITQHLDGYLAATQLGITLASLGLGWVGESVMHSIVHDLLINFSLSEVYITSISTGIAFMFITVMHIVFGELAPKSVAIQRPVATTLFIALPLQGFYLIFRPFIWVLNGFANVVLKIFGISNVGGHDSVHSTEELHYLLDQGKESGALDTNEHELIKNVFDFNERVVKNIMVPRTKIMGVEVSTPKKEVVEKIIAEGYSRLPVYDDIIDKIIGIVHAKDILPLLAENKDWGLKDIIRKPYFVPETKKINDLLSELQQKRIQIAIVIDEFGGTAGMVTLEDIVEEIVGEIQDEYDEEKPNVEKISDTEFIINAYATVYDVNEHLPHDLPEDEDFDTVGGLVSHAFGKIPEVGDSEECYGYLFTILKKTEQNIETIKLELVISKKDMIDLH comes from the coding sequence ATGGAAGCATTTAAAATATTTTTTACCTTTTTTCTGGTAGCCCTTAATGGTTTTTTTGTTGCGGCCGAGTTCGCAATAGTAAAGGTCAGGGCTTCCCAGATTGAGATAAAAGCTAAGTCGGGTAGCAGGGTAGCGAATATCGCTAAACACATTACCCAGCACTTGGATGGATATCTTGCTGCTACGCAACTGGGGATTACACTCGCCTCTCTGGGGCTGGGTTGGGTCGGTGAATCGGTGATGCACAGTATTGTGCATGATCTGCTGATCAATTTCTCTCTTTCAGAGGTATACATCACTTCTATTTCTACCGGAATAGCCTTTATGTTCATTACCGTAATGCACATTGTATTTGGAGAGCTTGCCCCTAAGTCGGTAGCGATTCAAAGACCAGTTGCCACCACACTTTTCATTGCATTGCCGCTGCAGGGTTTTTATCTGATATTCAGGCCATTCATCTGGGTGTTGAACGGATTTGCCAATGTGGTGCTCAAGATCTTCGGCATTTCCAATGTAGGCGGGCATGATTCTGTGCACAGTACGGAAGAATTACATTACCTGCTGGATCAGGGTAAGGAAAGTGGTGCGCTGGATACCAATGAGCACGAGCTGATCAAGAACGTTTTTGATTTTAATGAGCGTGTGGTAAAAAATATTATGGTTCCGAGAACCAAAATTATGGGTGTAGAGGTTTCTACGCCTAAAAAAGAAGTTGTAGAAAAGATCATTGCAGAAGGATATTCCCGCCTGCCGGTATACGATGACATTATTGATAAAATCATCGGTATCGTCCATGCCAAGGATATCCTTCCTTTACTAGCGGAAAATAAAGACTGGGGCTTGAAGGATATCATCAGGAAGCCTTACTTTGTTCCTGAAACCAAAAAGATCAACGACCTGCTGAGTGAGCTTCAGCAAAAACGCATCCAGATTGCCATTGTCATTGATGAATTTGGAGGTACTGCCGGTATGGTTACCCTGGAAGATATTGTAGAAGAAATTGTTGGCGAGATCCAGGATGAGTACGACGAGGAAAAACCTAACGTTGAAAAGATCTCGGATACGGAATTCATCATCAATGCTTATGCTACGGTTTATGATGTGAACGAGCACCTGCCGCATGATCTGCCGGAGGATGAGGACTTTGATACCGTAGGCGGACTGGTTTCCCATGCTTTTGGCAAGATACCCGAGGTTGGCGACAGTGAGGAATGCTACGGTTACCTGTTCACGATCCTGAAAAAAACTGAACAGAATATAGAAACCATAAAACTGGAACTGGTCATCAGCAAGAAGGATATGATCGACCTCCACTAA
- a CDS encoding 16S rRNA (uracil(1498)-N(3))-methyltransferase: MHVFYTPDISADAYLLNEEESRHCTKVLRLGLGAQVYLIDGVGGLYKAEITGETKKNVALRIIETQREYNKRRQHLHIAVAPTKNIDRLEWFLEKATEIGIEEITPVICERSERKVVKEDRLYKVITSAVKQSLQAYHPVLNPQIALADFLKQNSNSTKMIAHCLDNEPRQYMCEVIQPAQGYTVLIGPEGDFTPREIEMALQAGYKPLTLGNTRLRTETAALAACFEANYLNR; this comes from the coding sequence ATGCATGTTTTTTATACCCCGGATATCAGCGCTGATGCGTATTTGTTAAATGAGGAGGAGAGCAGGCATTGTACGAAGGTCTTGCGTTTGGGCTTAGGTGCCCAGGTTTACCTGATTGATGGTGTTGGGGGGCTTTACAAGGCAGAGATTACCGGCGAAACAAAGAAAAATGTAGCCCTTAGGATAATAGAAACCCAAAGAGAATACAACAAGCGCAGGCAACATCTTCATATCGCCGTTGCCCCTACAAAAAATATAGACCGTTTGGAATGGTTCCTTGAAAAGGCTACTGAAATCGGTATTGAAGAAATCACACCCGTGATCTGCGAGCGGTCGGAACGTAAGGTGGTTAAAGAAGACAGGCTATATAAGGTAATCACATCGGCCGTAAAGCAATCGCTCCAGGCTTACCATCCTGTATTGAACCCGCAAATTGCTTTGGCTGACTTCCTGAAGCAAAATAGCAATAGCACTAAGATGATTGCCCATTGCCTGGACAATGAACCCAGGCAGTATATGTGCGAGGTGATACAGCCAGCACAGGGCTATACCGTCCTGATTGGGCCTGAAGGCGATTTTACGCCTAGGGAGATTGAAATGGCTTTGCAGGCAGGCTATAAACCCTTAACTTTAGGTAATACAAGGCTCAGGACGGAAACCGCCGCTCTGGCAGCCTGTTTTGAAGCAAATTATTTAAACAGATGA
- a CDS encoding DUF4159 domain-containing protein, with the protein MKIRLGGFLVLLLLSSFWVPTYKMAKLKYNGGGDWYANRTALPNLIDFCNKNLKTNFSPQDAIVEVGSAEIFNYPFVYLTGHGNVVFSTADAANLRRYLTGGGFLHIDDNYGLDKFIRTEMKKVFPELNFVELPASHSLYNQKYKFPNGLPKIHEHDGKAPKGYALIWEGRMVCFYTYECDLGNGWEDFGTYPGDTQEKRSSALKMGANLIQYVLTQ; encoded by the coding sequence ATGAAAATCAGGTTAGGCGGTTTTTTGGTATTGTTGCTGCTGAGTAGCTTTTGGGTTCCTACCTATAAAATGGCCAAGCTAAAGTATAATGGCGGCGGTGACTGGTATGCGAACCGGACAGCGTTGCCCAATCTGATCGATTTCTGTAATAAAAACCTGAAAACCAATTTTAGTCCGCAGGATGCCATTGTAGAAGTGGGCAGCGCAGAGATTTTCAATTACCCTTTCGTTTATTTAACTGGCCATGGCAACGTTGTTTTTAGTACTGCCGATGCAGCCAACCTACGCAGGTATTTGACAGGTGGCGGTTTTTTGCATATCGACGATAACTATGGCCTGGATAAATTTATCCGTACGGAGATGAAAAAAGTATTCCCGGAGCTTAATTTTGTTGAACTTCCGGCAAGTCACAGCTTGTACAATCAGAAGTATAAATTTCCGAATGGCTTACCTAAGATACATGAGCATGATGGCAAAGCACCCAAAGGATATGCCCTGATATGGGAAGGTAGGATGGTTTGTTTTTATACCTATGAATGCGATTTAGGCAACGGCTGGGAAGATTTTGGTACCTATCCCGGAGATACACAGGAAAAGCGCTCCAGTGCACTTAAAATGGGCGCCAACCTGATACAGTATGTATTAACACAATAG
- a CDS encoding acetyl-CoA carboxylase biotin carboxyl carrier protein subunit produces the protein MKVKVNDHYNFEVTLERDLLTIEGAAVQLDSSVLSEKHVSVIYQNRSYNIELVSEDKSEKTSLIKVNGNLYHVAIQDQYDLLLQQLGFDNSKTSKMKEIKAPMPGLVLNVVVEEGQEVNKGDNLLVLEAMKMENIIKSPAGGTVKKVLVSKGDKVEKNEILIQFS, from the coding sequence ATGAAAGTAAAAGTAAATGATCATTATAATTTTGAGGTAACGCTTGAGCGGGACTTGCTTACAATAGAAGGTGCAGCTGTTCAGCTGGATTCATCGGTACTGTCTGAAAAACATGTAAGCGTCATCTACCAGAACAGGTCTTACAATATAGAGCTGGTGTCGGAAGACAAGAGTGAAAAAACCAGCTTAATAAAAGTAAATGGTAATTTATACCATGTTGCCATTCAAGATCAATATGATCTGTTGTTGCAGCAGCTGGGGTTTGACAATTCCAAAACGAGTAAAATGAAGGAGATTAAGGCACCAATGCCAGGCCTGGTGCTGAATGTGGTTGTGGAGGAAGGGCAGGAAGTAAATAAAGGGGATAACCTGCTGGTACTTGAGGCCATGAAAATGGAGAACATTATCAAATCACCTGCAGGTGGAACTGTAAAAAAGGTCCTTGTCAGCAAGGGTGATAAAGTAGAAAAGAACGAAATACTGATACAGTTTTCATAA